In Anopheles bellator chromosome 2, idAnoBellAS_SP24_06.2, whole genome shotgun sequence, the genomic stretch TTTTGCACACAAAATAAATCCGATTAACAAGAGTCGTTTGAACAATGAACCATGTCTTTCTTGAATTCAGACACAGCTCCAGCTTGTTGCTTTAGTTGCGAAGACTGAAGAACAAATTGCTCAATTTGTTTGATCGTGTGTCACTTTATGGCGACTATCGGTCGAACCTCTCTTTTTGGTATTAtctttttgttgaaaattaaatggCTAACGCGAATAACGATATGATCTCCATCGATTTCTTACAGTAAAACAACAAAGGTGAATATTGTTGTGGTATCCGATTAGGGATGAAATGTATAAGTTTGGGCTTTCTCAATAAACTATTTAGCTTAACCGAAATAAACGAAATTATAAGGATATTGAACGGTTGGTTCGCCATTTGTTCACGGTCCATTTATAGAAGAGAAAAGATTTTTCCTGTATCTTGATACAGGAAAAatcttttctcttctcttgAGTCTATAGTATCCAGACCCAGGTTATTGCATGACCTTATACAACCAAATACATAAAATCACTAGCTAGCTAGACGTCTACTAAAACTATTTATCATAAAATTCATTCGCAGATGACTATCAACACGATCGCGCTGCTGCTTCATATTACAGAGAAGACCTGCTAGAGTGTGTGTTCGTCGGAAGTTTAAAGAAAACCGGCGCGGTCATTCGGCTACAATGTGACGCACGGCTACAGAAAGAAAATATGTGAAACCACAGTAAAATTAACGACCCATGGTGGTCGTCACGATTCAACTGCTCTCTGAAGTCACAATGCGCGCGAGGGCAGCGCAAAACGCTTTCTCTGAtataaaagaaattttttatttgcataagCACACCTTTTCCGTTAtacttttttcttcaaaactaagaaacaaacaaaacagaaaatacaGCCAAAACATCTTAAATTGCAAAGCTGGTCGACAAAAATTAACTTCTTTCAAACGAACTCTACTTATTTACTTCGAATTGCAGGAAGTTACTTTATCACTTTGTCAAGATGATAGAATTAAATTAGTGCAGCTTTTGATATTATTCGAATGCCCTAAGGCAGTGTCGAGTGACAACTGCAACGGCAACAGTTATTTAAGTTAGAATATTAGACGATCAAGTTGAATCCCTCCGTTGCCTGCCACATCTATGGATGGTTTTCGTAGACGTGATCTATGATTGGTTTTGTCTGGAAAGCTGGCAGTCATTAAATCCTGTCATATCTTCACTTTTCTCTGCCGCTGCAAGCATACTTGTCACCGATACTAGTGACGAATTGTGTCTTTTAGCGGCAATGCTCGAAAACGAACACTTTTGATCTTATTCGACCATTCATCACAGCTAATCACGCACACCAAAGAAAGGTACGCAGCTAAAGAAGCATCACATCACCACGAATCTGTCCGACCAAACGGTGGTTCGCTGAGTTCCCCTCGGATTAAAATTACGACAAGTCTGGCTGAGCATGTATGAGAGGTTCGTGTTCCCGATGAGGCTGATACAATTTCTTGACTTATAGATGTGTTCGTGCACGCGAGCAAACGCGAGAGAACATTGTGTATTACGCACGGAGTGAGCCAAAAAGAGTTAGGGGAGGAGAAAAGATGACGCGCTCAACCAATCTTCACAAACACATACGAATATTTTTACGAAACAACCACTTAAAGATATGAGAGCCACACTAACCTTCcttgtctcgctcgctctttcgATCGCCACTTCTCGCCGCCCGATATCCTGCGATTGTATTCGTTTCCGGAGCAGCGATAAAGTTATCGTTTGTCATATCAGTAGCAGTTATTTGATAACTAAAAACGAATTCCTCAATCCCGGCGTTTTGAAGAGGCTATGTGATTCTCTAAACCGGTTCTAGTTACATCCCGATCGAAGCAGCCTACGCAACACTTTTTCCGACCACTCACACACACTTACTTTACAGcataaaaatacacaaaaactACCTTAGCATTGAAAGCGGGCACAGTCACTTGAGAATTATTCATTCGCTTGTTCTCCTTCAGCCGACATGGTGGAAACCATTCCTGGCAGCTTTAACGGCTAGCCAAAAACCCTCCGAATCCCCCTCTAAATCAATAAACCACAGCATGTCACGAGTATCACCATTTCCGGCAGCCAGCACCTTTGTCGTGGAAGGCGCAGTTTTTCAATCGCACACACTTCCGTTACACAGCTGCATAGGCAGTCTACCACCTCCTACTACAGAGGAATCAGCCACTGCACGGTGGTATCCACGGCAAGATATCTGGCACCCTCAACGTCTCGCGCCACACTCAGGACAGCCGTTTCCGAACAATGAAATCACTTTTCAATAATACTACAGACAGACGTCACGCGATAGGTGCATTGAAATAAGTCTTCCGagtaaaatgttttttcttccaatccACCGCGCTAGACGTACATTTGCAAGCTCTCTTCAAGTATTCTCGCAATACGGTACACACACTCATACAGTGAGGAACACATTGCTTTACACACTGCACACAAGCCCACACATGTACCTAGAGCAGCAGCTACGCCGTTTTTTCAGCACCCTGTCCGACCCGACTGTTGCGACATTATTTTGACTTACGCGTTCTGCAAATTCTGTAGAGCTTACTTTTCACCGGTAATCGACTGACTGAAAGTTAATTGCAGATGAGTTAGCAACCGACGTGTACGAACTCGTCTGCTACCGATTACTGCCTTTCTTCCTTCACACTTTTTTCTCACTCTTTTTCAGGTCGTTCCTACGGAACATATTCATCGACGACTACGACTTTTTTCGTCCGCTCTGGGGCGGTTTTTCGCCGGTCGCACTTGTCTCGCTCACACGATTTCGCCCGTCCCTTAGGTTCTCTTTCTAGCTCCGCCCGTTTGACATTCAAATTTGACGCAATCGTCGAATTTTCGAAATTAGACTCCAAAATTAGAAACGCATGGAATTTAAGCGCTGAGgattattataattattattaggCAATTATTTGTGCGGTTGTATAATAGATGCCAATACCCgttacgcatctaacgcatTATAGATTTTCTTTTGTTAAATTGTAAACAACACTTAAGCATTAGAAAATATCGCAACCTAAGCGAAATAATCACTTTGCAACGTTTctgatgtgcatatggtgggatgaaaggtgtggtgtactttgagcttttaaaacctaatgaaattgttgaataacaaccccatcaacaacaataaatgcatttgaagcaatgctttggccataaaatgacGAGAATGTTATAAAACACACGATATGCTgatttttgaaaatgacaacgctcgaccccacatcCCATAACCGGTCAAAACCTTTCTCGAAAACGCCGGACGCCGaattcaccagatgttgctctttcggactagtatttgttccgttacatgattaacgatttggcagcactctgggaaaaatgggtctctgagTGGATCGCTGATCGCTGAATCGACGtactacctaaaagatgggagaaagtagcaGCTtacgacggacaatactttcaatagggtagtcatacgttttgttgttgtaattaaGTTAcaaatgtcgcaaaaaaacgcacgaattaattgctacacccaatattaattattatctTTTGTTTACTAGAGTTCTTCAAGTAAAAAACTTACAACATGAACGTTTACACTGTTGCCTAGCAATTTCCACTGTTGCTTTAATGTTACCGAATCAGGAAAGCAAAAATACTCGGGAAAGCTCATTAATTTGGCCACTTCTTGTGGAGTAAAGTACCGAACGCGTAGTGTCCTTAGTAATTCAAGTTTTTCGTCGTCTTCGACAGCCTTCGTAGCACTTTGATATATGTTGTCAAATTCCTGTTTTGAAAGCGGAGAGAACACCGACCCAGTTCCTTCGGCATAATGGGTGTAAGCTTTCGTGAAGCACATCGAGTTGGTCGATTCGGATGTACAGATATCCATAATCTGTAAATGTCTCTTCAGAGTCACCTCTTTCAGCAGATAAGATTCAGTGGCTTCTGAATCCTTGGTGATTTCACCAATATTCACCGGTTGTACTGCAACGGCATTGGGAGGTTGCGAAATGATTCCTTCAGCATTCCATTTAAAATAACTTCCTTTCCGTTTGGCGATACAGTAATATCGGTGACGAGTGTTTGGTATTCCAAATTGGTGTGGAGACAGTACATATTCTTGGTAGATGAAGCCAGCGTTCTGCAGTCGGTCCTTGTACAAGGCACATGCTTGGGACGTTTCGAATCCTTTTACATTTTCCATCAGAATGAACTGTACAGTTGGTATATCTTCAAGCAGCGCGCAAATGTGATGGAATGGCTTGGCTCGGAAATCGTCCAAATCATTgaattttccgtttcgcgAGAAAGGTTGACAAGGGGGAGACATGAGTATCGTATCGACTCGCATTTTTGTTATACCGCTCGCGGTCAAACTAAGAATATTTCCATTCCGAACGACTTGTTCTCCAAAGTTGTGCATGTAacatattttgcatatttGGTTAATATCAATCGCAGATACGATTTCGAACGGTTTACCAGTTCCTGCAAATACGAAGAGCGTTGTTAAGATTGGAGTAACTGATTGAGCAGTGGTTTTTTCACAAACTCTCTAATGCCATTCTCATGCCGCCAATTCCACTAAACAACTCCAGCACTCTGAACgcgctgttttgtttcgaagTCGCAGAATCCATTCTCGTGGTCCTGAATCGTGGTCGAAAGAAATTATTTGCAAGCAAACTGATCCGTCAACTGCAACTGTCTACTTGACAGCGTGCCACAGTCGTGAAGTCAACAAACATCagtgaaaataatattcactCCTTAGGGAGATGAATGTGGTATAGTTTCACAGTTTCTGGATCTTAAAGGGGAACGGCTAACAGGGAGAATAGAGCACATAGCAATAGGCTAACTTTTATTTCAAGAAAATAATTAAGTGTATTTATAGTTATGGTTATCTATATTCAGGGCCCCGCAACGAATGCCTTTGTCCATCTTTTCAGAATATTTTATTGCGGTAGGCTTAGTCCAATAACATAAGTGTATTCCACATCAGAGAAAGCAACCAACAACTTCGAATCTGTCAAACGTAGCAATCTTCTTCATAGGTATGTACTTACGCAGAATTGAGGAATATTAAAATCATATTATTATCGAAATATATTAATGTAATGTTTCTATTTCCAGATCATTAGATCTGAAAGGGAGTTGAAATTCG encodes the following:
- the LOC131209994 gene encoding tRNA (cytosine(38)-C(5))-methyltransferase — its product is MDSATSKQNSAFRVLELFSGIGGMRMALERTGKPFEIVSAIDINQICKICYMHNFGEQVVRNGNILSLTASGITKMRVDTILMSPPCQPFSRNGKFNDLDDFRAKPFHHICALLEDIPTVQFILMENVKGFETSQACALYKDRLQNAGFIYQEYVLSPHQFGIPNTRHRYYCIAKRKGSYFKWNAEGIISQPPNAVAVQPVNIGEITKDSEATESYLLKEVTLKRHLQIMDICTSESTNSMCFTKAYTHYAEGTGSVFSPLSKQEFDNIYQSATKAVEDDEKLELLRTLRVRYFTPQEVAKLMSFPEYFCFPDSVTLKQQWKLLGNSVNVHVVSFLLEEL